Genomic window (Spirosoma sp. KCTC 42546):
GGATGAAACAAACCGCTATGCCGGTAGCCGGGGTGAACCCGCTCGTATGGCGTCCAACTTTGCCGGGGTTCAGGGCGCTGATGACGCTCGGAACGACATTGTAATCCGGGGGAATTCGCCACAGGGCGTACTTTGGCGCGTTGACGGTATCAACATCCCCAACCCAAACCACTTTGCCATTGCCGGTACATCGGGCGGGCCCGTCAGTATTATCAACAATCGGTATCTGGCTAATTCCGACTTTTTTACGGGTGCGTTTCCCGCTGAATTTGGGAATACAGTAGCAGGCGTGTTTGACCTGAAACTACGAAACGGCAACAACGAGCGACACGAAAAAATGATTCAGTTTGGCTTTCTGGGTACTGAAGCCATGGCGGAAGGCCCCCTATCAAAAAAATCGAAGTCGTCTTATCTGGCAACCTATCGGTATGCCAATCTGTGGTTATTTAATAAACTGGGTATCGACATTGGCACGCAGGCTGTACCGGCCTATCAGGATGGCTTTTTTCGAGTTAACTTTCCGCAGAAAGATGGCGGAAACCTGTCACTTTGGGCATTGGGTGGAACCAGCACGGTCAATATCCTCATTAGTCAGCAGGAAGTAAACGATCGTAATATCTTCGGCAATAACGACCGCGATCAGTATTATACCTCACGGATGGGCGTGGCCGGGCTAACCTATACGAAGCCACTCAATCGAAACACGTTCTGGAAAGCTACGCTGGCCGTATCCGGCAACGCCCAGATTGCTAACCATAACTATTTGTTTCTGGAAAAAGATAAGCGTGGCAATCCACTCGTTCAGAATAGCCGGTATGTAATCGACTCACTCAGACCCATTCTGGATTACCGATTCTCGGAAGTCAAGTATTCGTTATCGACTTTCCTAACGCATAAACTCAGTAACCGGTCGACGGTTAAAGCGGGGATGAACACCGATTTGTACCACTTTCGGGCCTTCGACAGTGTACGAACGTTTACGGATATCAACGCCACTACGTTCGGTCCCTGGCGCACGCGCTGGAATACGAATACTGGCTTCGCGCTTGTGCAACCCTACGTCAGTTATCGCAACCAGCTGACAGAGAATCTATCGCTGACAGTTGGCCTGAATGCACTCTGGTTCACCCTTAATCGCTACAGTTTATCGCCCGTTGAACCGCGCATTGGCGTAAGCTGGGCGTTGCCCAATCGTCAGAAACTGAGTCTGGCCGCTGGGTTGCACAGTCAGATTCAGCCTGTTTATTCCTATTTCTATGGCGCAGATCTCAATAGTCAATCGGCATCCGGGCAATTGGCTAATCGGACTATGGGCCTGACCAAAAGCTGGCATTATGTGGCCAGTTATCAGCGGCTTATAGGTCGTAACATTCGGTTACTGATTGAGGGATATTTCCAGCGACTGTTTGCCATCCCGGTTGAGCAGGGGCGGTCATCGTTTTCAATGGTAAATACCGGAGCGGCCTTCTCCCGAATCTTGCCTGGCCCCCTCGTCAACACGGGTACAGGTCGAAATTACGGCGTTGAGCTAACGGTGGAGAGGTTTTTTAGTAACCACTATTACTTTCTGCTGACGGGTTCACTTTTCGATGCCCAATACAAAGGTTCAGACGGGATATTGCGAAATACCGACTTTAATGGCCGTTACGCATTCAATGCGCTAGTTGCCCGAGAAATTACTTTTCGTCGGTCATCGCTTACCCTTGGGTTTAAGTTTACAACCACCGGAGGGCGCTGGTATGGCCCCGTTGATGAGCAGGCATCCCGGCTAAATCAGGAGATTGTTTACCAGAGTGAAGGCCGGAATACGGCTCAGTTCGCACCGTACCGGCGTTTTGATCTCAAAGTCGATTATAAATTAAATCGAAAAACACAGAACAACAAGGGGCTGACGCACACGATTTCGGTAGATTTCGTCAATGTGCTGGGGGTTCAAAATATTCTATCGCTGAGCTATGCGCCACAACCCGATGGAACAGTTGTCAAGAAAGAATACCAGTTGGGCTTCCTGCCTGTTTTTCTATATCGAATTGACTTTTAGAATAATAGAAGAATCCAGGTATACCTACTCAGTCGGGAAGACCAATGCAACGTTGGCGAATGGGCTAAATTTAGGAGCTCCATATTGATTCAGAATCGTTCACGAAACACGGTACCTATATAAAGGCAACACGAATAAGCATATGCTGAAATGATCACAATCGAATTCAGGGGTTTCTATGCGTCCGCATGTACTCATTTCTTTCCTTCATAATGAATAGGTAGTTGGTCCCCAAATTGGGATAGAATCCTAAAATGGCTACCACTTCATGCCAATAGTCGTAGAGAAACCAGTGTAAATCCAGCGCTTTCGCTTCTTGGATTTGCTCGAAGGCTGCAATCATGGCCTTATCCTGAAGTGGATGAGCCTTTCGAATGACAAACTTTAATCCAGCATACATCGCATTCAGTTCAGAAGGACTAAACGCTACGCCCCACTGTCGGGGCAGAACCCCTGGAAAGACTACCTCCGTTGCAATGAACGTCTTGATATATTCTTTCAATAAATGTATGTTTTTAGGGGAGGATATAGTGAATGTTTTCATACATGAAACAGTGCTAAAACCTTGCCAACGTACATTTTTTTAGCATGAACAAGCGAATTATTATTATATTTTTTTTGTGCACTAAAAAACTATAAATCTGTTATTTACTCCTCTTAATCAATAATAAACTATTATTAACCTTTTAAACATTATCAACTACATTTAACTCCTCACTAATATGACACATATCTGTATACTTACTCCTATTATTAAACAACAAAAAGTTATCCATTTAAGGCAACATCTGATCAAAACCACTTAAAGCCGAAGGCATTAGCTAAGCAGTTGTATAATCAGTGTAACACAATCTCTGCCCTAAAAACACAGTAATCACAATTCGCTGCCCTAGATTTGCTGCAAATTGACTAGATGATTTAGTCTGGCGATTCATAAAGACACAGTGCCGCCCAATAAATAAGTTACCATATATTAATTTATACCTCCATATTGTTATCATATTCGTGATAAGTTATGGGTTTAGGTTAAAGTAATTACGTACTGAAATACTGACTTTTTTTAAGTCAGTATTTTTTTTAACAAAAAAGCCCCGCCAATTATGACGGGGCTAATAACGTTAAAGTTGAGCTACACCTATGGGTTAGATTGATAGTTCTTCCCTTAAGACGTAAAAAATTCAATTGGGACACAAAAACGTTGATACTATTTGTGCCAACGTTCCATCTAGCCCATAAGAGCTCGCAAAGTGCCAGATCGGCAAATCACAAGTAGTCCTACCTTAATGGCAAAGTCAGAGATATATAGTCTATTGATAATCTCTACAAATCTGGTGATCTGCCCCATACTATCATCATTTCGTACCACTTAATAGATACAGCCAACAATTTGGTTAAACAGTAAAAGCAAGCGAGTTATACCGAATCAACGTTATGCAACTTGTTTAATGGAAACGTCTCGACTTATCTTCATTGTTGATGATGAAACTGATTATCTGTTCTTACTCCAAGCGCTGTTTGCCCGATTTTACCCAACCTATACGGTTCGCTTCTTTACTAGTGGCAAGGCTTTATTAAACGAGCTTCATCGTTTGTCCGAGCAGCCAGACTTAATTCTATTGGATCGGCATATGCCTGAACCAGATGGCCACCAGACCTTACTTGCCTTAAAACAACATCCAGCCTTCCAACTAATTCCAGTAGTGATGATGAGCGCCCAGGCTACAACCGAAGAGATTAATGGTTGTTACCAGGCAGGGGTTAATTCGTTTCTACTGAAAAGTCTGGATATACACTCACTCAAACAAAACCTAACCGTACTATGCCAGTATTGGCTGGAACTCAATCTGGTAGCCAGGTATATGTAAGTCTCTAACCACCTGCTTCAGCTCGTCAATCTCAGCTTGCTGTTTCTGCTGTACCCAACAACCGTTTTTCCTGCTGAAGAGCATCCCGACTGAGATCAGAACAACAGATTACCAAGACAAGAAAGTCTACAATAAGTCACTAAAACACTAAATCAATCCCTCATTCTAACCTAATTGCCCTTTTGTGGTTAATAAGCTAGAGAAACATAACTCGCTACGGCAATGGCAAAACGTAAAATGATACTTCCGCCGACCCGAAATGAGCTAGCCGCTCAGGAGATTCAGTCCAATCAGGTATTTGCGCTTGATAACGTTACCCAGTTACGACAGGCCGTCGATCAGGCCGTCTATGGCGAACTTCAGGCGAACATGCCCACTGATACAGAGCGAGCCCAAACCGTTGAAGGGTTAACAACGCTTGGTCAAATGGGGCTTTTGACCGAAACGGATCTAGATGAAGCCAGAAAAGGTTATTTATAAATCAGCTTACCTGATTACTATTCAGATTGTTCGCTTAATATTCCATGGAAACTATCTACGACTGGCTCCTCCACAATATAGGCAATGAGGGCAATTACCTAACCATTCTGAATGTTCAGCGCCAATTAGCGAATAACGAACTGGACGGACTCGATGTAATGGCTCGTACCAAAGACTTCAAGGTGATTAACCTGTTTATTCAACCCACAATAAAGCAGGATTCAGTATCGGATGAGGGGAAGGGAAGAACACCGAAAGAAGATTATTTCTTTGGAGAGCCAGGCCAGGTAATTACCTATTTATCAGAAGGTAAAACTATCGACTTAACAGCTGATTCAGCGTCAGCGCACATTCACATTGGTATTCTGGAACCGGTTGGCAATGCGGGTTCCGTTAGTTTTCCTCCCAGGTAATTTACGGTTGATTTGCTATTGGGCTACAAACGGTAGCCCACAGGTTAAGCGCCTTATGGCCCGTCTAAGCCTACACAACAGAATCAACTGAATGGGCTAACCCTACTATAGCGTAAATTATCTAAACACCATAGCTACTAAAGCGCTTACTTCATCAGAGTAAGCGCTTTTTTATTTATACCTACTTGAGCCTAAACGCAACCTTACTCAGTATCTCTCCGTATTAGCAATATCATTGGCGGATGCTTTTCATCGCGAAAATGCAGAACCCGTAGTTACCTTTTCAGGTTCGACCGCTTACTGGCTATTCACATATGGATACTTACACCTTAATGAACAATCGCTCCTACTCCAATCAATGGGAATGTACCAATGTGGTAACTGAATGGTGCAAATCGATGGCGACTTTTCATGACTGTTATTACAAAGTAGTAGCTCATCTTAACGAAAATAAACATAGGCATGTAAGCCTGCCTTCTGGCCTATGCACCCAGGAACCGCTACGAGTACTTTTGATGACAATGCAGGTGGAACTGGAAACACTCGTTCAACATGCGGATCGCCTTGATGCCTGCACACCTACGGCTCGGAAACAATTCACGAAAGAGCTGTCTATTCACACAAAGCACCTGAACCAGTTAAACCAGCGAGCGGTCTTACTGCTTGTTAGCCAACTGGCTAACTAAGTTTATAACCGTATTTTCGGCTCTCCCCGTAGCTGAAAAATCAAAGAAGTCAATTGGATCAAGACACCTGCCACCCTTTAGAAACTACCATCGAATACCTTATTCGTTTTCAGGTCCTTCAATAAAAATGAGTTGACCGTACCGATGCCTGAAAAGCGAATCCTGACGCCGTACACGCGCTGAAGTGGCGTTGTGTAGTGCGTTTCGTAAACCATCCGCTTGTTAATAAAAATTCGAACCCGCTTATTCACGACTTCCAGTTTTAGCGCCCCACCCGAACGAAGATCGGCCCCCAGGAAACTCAGATCGTCACGCTGGCCATTTTTTAACAGATCAGACGTCTGTAAATTGGTCCAGTGAACACAGCCGGGCTTTATGATATCGAATAAATGCTGCGACGACTCGCCCCACACCGTAAGCCCCACCTGCGAACAGCGAACGCCCGCCCGGTCAGGGGATGTTTGTACCTGGGTTATCAGTTCAAAATTATCTCCGTCGATGGCAGACGGATGGCTATTGATAAACTCCATAAAAAAGGTCCGGTTGGTATCAATACCGGCATGCGCTGCCTCCCGGGCGCTAACACTCCGCTGCCCATTGCCAAACAGATGTCGAACCTCAATGGGATATACCCGCGTGGTATCATGCATCATATTGGCGGTCACTGTCCACCCTTTTGTCTGTAGGTAAATCATAGCGGTATCCATGTTCTTGCCATTTCGTTGCAGGACAGCGAAATAGCGACCCGGCCGCTCATAGTAATGGGTATACAGGCTATCCGACGAGTTTATACGTTCTTTTTTACCATCCCCGTATTGAATCATATAGGTATCTGACTCATCCGTACCGGGAGTCGGTCGTCGAACGGCAAACACGGCCGAATGGGGATTTTCGCCAAATGGATTCCGACAAATGAAGTGCACAGGTTCGCTGGCTTTCGTAGCTCGGTTCAGAAAAAACAAAAGCCCTACGGCCAGCGCAGCAACGCTAATCAATGTGGGCAACAACCACGTTCGTTTACCAGTCGATTCTGGGATTGGACTATCCAGAACAAGGGCAACTGGCTTCTCGATCGGTGGTTCGATTTTGCTAACCGCAGTTCGCTCGATCAATTCCTGTAGTTGAACGAACGACTCCCAATCCGTATACCCTATGTAAATCGCCAGCGCATCCCGGGTCGCTTTTTGCGGATAGTAGCGGGAGTCCGTTTTGATCTTGCCAAAAATTCGCTTCAGCGTATTCGGACTAATGCGTACACGGGTTTTCCTGAAAAGGATCTGGCTTAAACTAACGTAGTCGCTGTTTATCCACTTTTCCCAGTCAGGCTTTCCGTACGTTTCGCTGACACGCTGACAACAAACGTCTACATGATAGAGAAGTTCAGCCTTGCCATGTTGTCCATTTTCCGTGATCATACACCGTAAAACACTGCCTATTAGACCGTTAGCTTGTCCATAATTTCGGATAACAAAATGGCTAAGGCCATCCCACCATCTCCCTATAGTCCAAAACTACCTTTGTATTCTCGCATTTACCTAAATCCAGTCGCGGGAACAATTGGTATAAAAACTATAAATATCTGAATATTATGCGACAAAAACTTTTACTGGGTTTCGTTGTTTTTTTGGGGTGGTTATCTCCCCTGTTGGCGCAGGCGGGGCCACTGAACGACAGGATCGACGATCGGGTTATTACGGGTACCATCACCGACGAAAAAGGGACTACGTTACCAGGCGTCAGCATCCTGCTGAAAGGCACCGGCCCAACGGGTCGGCAACGTGGAACCGTTACGGATGGGAAGGGACAATTTAGTCTGTCTGTCCCTGATAAAGGGGCTGTCGTCGTGATTAGTTTCGTCGGGTATCTCAGTCAGGAAGTAGCCGTTGGCAATCGGACGAGTATCGACATTCAGCTTTCTCCCGACTTAAAAGCCCTGGAAGAGGTCATTGTTGTGGGCTATGGTACGCAACGAAAAATTGAAACCACCGGTGCCATTGCCTCCGTAAAAGCGGCCGACCTTCTGCAAACCCCCGTAGCGAACGTAGCGCAAGGGTTACAGGCGCGGGTGGCGGGTGTACAAATCACGCAAAACTCCGGTGCGCCTGGTGGTAACGTCAGCGTCCGAATCCGGGGAACGAACTCCATTAACGGCAGCTCAGAACCGCTCTATGTAATCGACGGCATTCAGATTTCCAACAGTGGTGGCATCAACGACGTGAGTCCACTTTCGCAAATTAACCCCAATGATATCGAGTCGATCGAAGTCCTGAAAGATGCTTCATCCACCGCCATTTATGGAGCGCGGGCTGCCAATGGGGTTGTACTCATCACCACAAAACGCGGCAAAGATGGGAACACGCGGGTTAGTTACGATGGCTACGGCGGAGTGCAGCAGGTGAATAAAACGCTGGATGTGCTGAATGCCTCGCAATTTGCGCAACTCGAAAATGAGGTCTACAAACGGGCAATTTACGCTGACCCAACCACCCTGGGCCAGGGCACGAACTGGCAGAATCTGATTTTCCGAAAAGTCCCCATTCAAAGCCACCAGCTTTCCGTCTCGGGCGGAAACCAGAAAACCCAACTGGCGCTCTCACTGAACTATTTCAATCAGGACGGCATCATTAAAAACTCCAACTTTACCCGCTACTCCTTCCGCTCCAACATCGACCATCGCCTTACTGACAAAGTTCGAATTGGGACTAGCTTATATTATGGCTATTCGGTGAATAACGGTGTAAGTGCCGGTGGTACCGGATCGGACGTGACCAGCAGCCGGGGTGGTGTTTTAGGTGCCACTGTGGCTGCTCCGCCAACGCTGGTCCCTTACCGGGCAGATGGCAGCGTGTTTCCGTTTCAGGACCAGATGAACGGTCAGTACCAGGAAGTATCCAATCCACTGAATTTTATCACGCCCATCAACCGGCAGACAACCCAGCGGATTCTGGCCAACGTATACGTTGAGTTTGCGCTGTTCAAAGGCTTTACCTACCGTCCTAGTTTCAACGCCGATCTGGGTACTACACTGAATGAGTACTATTCACCTTTGTCCTTGTTGAGTGTATCTCAATTAGCCTCGGGCGGGGGTAACGCCACCAATACCAGTTCCTACGGCCGGACGTTGCTACACGAAAGCATATTCACCTACCGAACCCGACTTGCTACCAACCATACCCTTACGGCAACGGCAGTACTAGCCACGCAAGCCAATGTTAATCAGGGCTATACGCAAACGGCTTCTAATTTCCCGAACGATGTAACCGAGAACAATTCCGTTGGATTAGCCGTGAACCAGCGCATCAGCAGTGATAAAAGTAAATCCCGACTGGACTCGTACCTGGGCAGGATTAACTATGGGTACAAGGACAAGTATTTCCTGGATTTAACAGCTCGTGCCGATGGCTCCAGTAAGTTTGGAGAGAACAATAAATACGGATTTTTTCCAGCCGTAGCGGGTGCCTGGCGAATTGTGGAGGAATCGTTTATGAAGTCGGTGCCGGTTATTTCTGATTTAAAACTGCGCGGAAGCTGGGGTATCACCGGGAACGCCGGAGCCATTGATCCCTATCAATCGCTGGCCACGGTGAGTGCTTCGGGCCTGAATTACAATTACAACCATAACCCCGTAACGGGCATCAATCCCGCTGCGATTCCAAACCCGGATTTGAAATGGGAACGATCAACACAGGTAGATATTGGTCTGGATGTGAGTCTGTTCAACAGCCGCCTGTCATTGGTAGCTGATTACTATAACAAACGGACGGATAATCTCCTGTTTCAGAAAGTGTTACCGATGTCGTCGGGCTATACAGCGCTGACCGGCAATTTCGGTTCGATCCAGAATCGAGGGCTTGAACTAGCGCTAAATGGGCGGATTATACCGGGTGGTGGCCGGTCTCTTCAGTGGGATGCCTCGGCCAATATCACCTTCAATCAGAACAAGGTACTGGCCCTCGATGGCATTCTGGATGAACTCCCCCGCTCGGCGTATGCCTTGCTTAAAGTCGGCTACCCGATGGGCCTGTATCGAACCTACGTCTTTGACGGCATCAGCCAGACGGGCGAGACTATTCTATCCGGCTATGACGGACGACTGGGTGGCCAGAAAGTAAAGGATATAAACGGCGATGGGACTATTACAGCCGCCGATCAGGTGTTAGCAGGTAACGCACAACCCAATTTTATCTTCGGTTTTTCAACCTCCCTCCGCTACCGGGGTTTCGATCTGAGTCTGTTTGTTCAGGGTGTACAGGGCAATAAACTCATGAACCTGTTCCGCTATACGTTCGAAACGGCGCTGGGGCAGCAGAATGTACTGGCCACGCTGGCCAATCGCTGGTCGCCTACGAATCCGAGTAACGAGTATGCCAGCGGATTTCAGGGCGGTCGGTTACCGCTTTCGGATCGGTACAT
Coding sequences:
- a CDS encoding TonB-dependent receptor — encoded protein: MKTRYLAKFTFRFLIPFSSCFSANAQLTQTLRGHVVDKESKFPLAGATVQIIATGKGILSDTTGTFRLTGVPLGRHTVKVSLLGYKDMLLNDILIDAGREKILDIELDEDIRQLATVTVAAQRTGEARNEMAVVSARQFSVDETNRYAGSRGEPARMASNFAGVQGADDARNDIVIRGNSPQGVLWRVDGINIPNPNHFAIAGTSGGPVSIINNRYLANSDFFTGAFPAEFGNTVAGVFDLKLRNGNNERHEKMIQFGFLGTEAMAEGPLSKKSKSSYLATYRYANLWLFNKLGIDIGTQAVPAYQDGFFRVNFPQKDGGNLSLWALGGTSTVNILISQQEVNDRNIFGNNDRDQYYTSRMGVAGLTYTKPLNRNTFWKATLAVSGNAQIANHNYLFLEKDKRGNPLVQNSRYVIDSLRPILDYRFSEVKYSLSTFLTHKLSNRSTVKAGMNTDLYHFRAFDSVRTFTDINATTFGPWRTRWNTNTGFALVQPYVSYRNQLTENLSLTVGLNALWFTLNRYSLSPVEPRIGVSWALPNRQKLSLAAGLHSQIQPVYSYFYGADLNSQSASGQLANRTMGLTKSWHYVASYQRLIGRNIRLLIEGYFQRLFAIPVEQGRSSFSMVNTGAAFSRILPGPLVNTGTGRNYGVELTVERFFSNHYYFLLTGSLFDAQYKGSDGILRNTDFNGRYAFNALVAREITFRRSSLTLGFKFTTTGGRWYGPVDEQASRLNQEIVYQSEGRNTAQFAPYRRFDLKVDYKLNRKTQNNKGLTHTISVDFVNVLGVQNILSLSYAPQPDGTVVKKEYQLGFLPVFLYRIDF
- a CDS encoding two-component system response regulator; amino-acid sequence: METSRLIFIVDDETDYLFLLQALFARFYPTYTVRFFTSGKALLNELHRLSEQPDLILLDRHMPEPDGHQTLLALKQHPAFQLIPVVMMSAQATTEEINGCYQAGVNSFLLKSLDIHSLKQNLTVLCQYWLELNLVARYM
- a CDS encoding TonB-dependent receptor; amino-acid sequence: MRQKLLLGFVVFLGWLSPLLAQAGPLNDRIDDRVITGTITDEKGTTLPGVSILLKGTGPTGRQRGTVTDGKGQFSLSVPDKGAVVVISFVGYLSQEVAVGNRTSIDIQLSPDLKALEEVIVVGYGTQRKIETTGAIASVKAADLLQTPVANVAQGLQARVAGVQITQNSGAPGGNVSVRIRGTNSINGSSEPLYVIDGIQISNSGGINDVSPLSQINPNDIESIEVLKDASSTAIYGARAANGVVLITTKRGKDGNTRVSYDGYGGVQQVNKTLDVLNASQFAQLENEVYKRAIYADPTTLGQGTNWQNLIFRKVPIQSHQLSVSGGNQKTQLALSLNYFNQDGIIKNSNFTRYSFRSNIDHRLTDKVRIGTSLYYGYSVNNGVSAGGTGSDVTSSRGGVLGATVAAPPTLVPYRADGSVFPFQDQMNGQYQEVSNPLNFITPINRQTTQRILANVYVEFALFKGFTYRPSFNADLGTTLNEYYSPLSLLSVSQLASGGGNATNTSSYGRTLLHESIFTYRTRLATNHTLTATAVLATQANVNQGYTQTASNFPNDVTENNSVGLAVNQRISSDKSKSRLDSYLGRINYGYKDKYFLDLTARADGSSKFGENNKYGFFPAVAGAWRIVEESFMKSVPVISDLKLRGSWGITGNAGAIDPYQSLATVSASGLNYNYNHNPVTGINPAAIPNPDLKWERSTQVDIGLDVSLFNSRLSLVADYYNKRTDNLLFQKVLPMSSGYTALTGNFGSIQNRGLELALNGRIIPGGGRSLQWDASANITFNQNKVLALDGILDELPRSAYALLKVGYPMGLYRTYVFDGISQTGETILSGYDGRLGGQKVKDINGDGTITAADQVLAGNAQPNFIFGFSTSLRYRGFDLSLFVQGVQGNKLMNLFRYTFETALGQQNVLATLANRWSPTNPSNEYASGFQGGRLPLSDRYIEDASFIRLKNISLGYTLPKIKGISQIRLYVSANNALTLTKYSGFDPEVNNFGNATTQFIDNGTYPIARSYLGGLQVTF